The proteins below are encoded in one region of Asticcacaulis excentricus CB 48:
- a CDS encoding ATP-binding cassette domain-containing protein codes for MIQVDLSGTVGDLSLSVRFEAGAGLTALMGPSGSGKTTLLRAMAGLERLSGRVKVGDAVWQDADRFVPVHKRAVGYVFQEPSLFSHLSVEGNLDFALKRSPKAVDKPGIVDLLRIGALLPRQVERLSGGERQRVAMARALLSGPELLLMDEPLSSLDQAARAEIVPLIRDVAERVPVFYVSHDPLEVARLTGHVIYIQNGHLTKRPAVTLEGLSQSEIEALALKSLGS; via the coding sequence ATGATTCAGGTCGATCTCAGCGGAACGGTGGGTGATCTGTCGCTGTCTGTGCGCTTTGAGGCCGGGGCAGGGCTTACAGCGCTGATGGGGCCGTCTGGGTCGGGTAAGACGACGCTGCTGCGCGCCATGGCCGGGCTGGAGCGCCTGAGTGGGCGCGTGAAGGTGGGCGACGCCGTGTGGCAGGACGCGGATCGCTTTGTGCCGGTGCACAAACGCGCCGTCGGCTATGTGTTTCAGGAGCCGTCGCTGTTCAGCCACCTGTCGGTCGAGGGCAATCTCGATTTTGCCCTTAAGCGCAGTCCGAAAGCCGTCGATAAACCCGGGATTGTCGATCTGTTACGCATCGGCGCGCTGCTGCCGCGTCAGGTCGAACGGCTGTCGGGCGGCGAGCGTCAGCGCGTGGCCATGGCGCGGGCCCTGCTGTCCGGGCCGGAGCTGTTGCTGATGGATGAGCCGCTGTCTAGCCTAGATCAGGCGGCGCGGGCTGAGATCGTGCCGCTGATCCGCGACGTGGCCGAGCGTGTTCCGGTCTTTTATGTCAGCCACGACCCGCTGGAGGTGGCGCGCCTGACAGGGCATGTCATCTATATCCAGAATGGACACCTGACCAAGCGCCCGGCGGTAACGCTTGAGGGCCTGTCTCAATCGGAAATCGAAGCTCTGGCGCTTAAGTCTTTGGGTTCATAA
- a CDS encoding FeoA family protein translates to MKLSDLPLHSAAIVVDVADLGADDRVGRRLRELGFVADEPVKVVAKGPFGAEPLLIQIGFTRFALRRAEADRVQVRTA, encoded by the coding sequence ATGAAACTGAGCGATCTGCCTCTGCATAGCGCCGCCATCGTGGTCGATGTCGCCGATCTCGGTGCCGATGACCGCGTCGGCCGTCGGCTGCGCGAACTGGGTTTTGTCGCCGATGAGCCGGTGAAGGTCGTGGCCAAAGGCCCGTTCGGGGCCGAACCCCTGCTGATCCAGATTGGCTTTACCCGTTTCGCGCTGCGCCGCGCCGAAGCCGACCGGGTTCAGGTGCGTACAGCGTAA
- the modB gene encoding molybdate ABC transporter permease subunit, whose translation MWEAVRVTLLLAAVTTPLLLLLATPLAWWLAKGTGWFRDTVAAVVALPIVLPPTVLGFYLLIALGPHSPLMAVLQPVGVRTLAFTFTGLVIGSLVYSLPFAVQPIRNAFEAMGPRPLEVAATLRASPWDAFWSVALPQARRGYVTAGLLVFAHTIGEFGVVLMIGGAIPGQTEVVSIRIFQAVEQLNFAEAHLISGGLLAFSFVALMIMLVIDRRFGARSAGVRP comes from the coding sequence ATGTGGGAGGCCGTCCGCGTCACCTTGTTGCTGGCCGCCGTGACCACGCCGTTGCTGTTGCTTCTGGCGACGCCGCTGGCGTGGTGGCTGGCCAAAGGGACGGGATGGTTCCGCGACACGGTGGCCGCCGTGGTGGCATTGCCCATCGTCCTACCGCCGACGGTGCTGGGCTTTTACCTGCTGATCGCGCTGGGGCCACACAGTCCACTGATGGCGGTGTTACAGCCCGTCGGTGTCCGGACACTGGCGTTCACCTTTACCGGCCTTGTCATCGGGTCGCTTGTCTATTCGCTGCCCTTTGCGGTGCAGCCCATCCGCAATGCGTTTGAGGCCATGGGGCCGCGTCCGCTGGAGGTCGCCGCTACCTTGCGCGCCTCACCCTGGGATGCCTTCTGGTCGGTGGCCTTGCCCCAGGCGCGACGCGGCTATGTGACGGCGGGGCTTCTGGTCTTTGCGCACACCATCGGCGAATTCGGGGTGGTGCTGATGATCGGCGGGGCTATTCCGGGGCAAACCGAGGTCGTCTCCATCCGCATCTTTCAGGCGGTCGAACAGCTTAACTTTGCCGAAGCGCACCTGATCTCCGGCGGACTGCTGGCCTTCTCGTTCGTGGCCCTGATGATCATGCTGGTCATCGACCGGCGCTTCGGCGCGCGCTCGGCGGGGGTCAGACCATGA
- the modA gene encoding molybdate ABC transporter substrate-binding protein, with translation MQTLRRLLLIALALFVVPALAQAEEVRVAVAANFTDTARLIAGAFEKKTGHTVTQSFGASGQFYAQIKNGAPFDVFLSADAERPVRLEAEGLTVKGTRFVYAYGKLVLWSADKRVDAKGAVLSNGTFEKLAIADPAAAPYGVAAVETLTRLGLYDRLKARIVKGGNIAQTYTFVATGAAELGFVALSQVQGKGGSTWRVPANLYTPIDQQAVLVGVGASNPAARAYMAFLRSPEAVKIIRSHGYEVR, from the coding sequence ATGCAAACCCTTCGTCGTCTTCTGCTGATCGCCCTTGCGCTGTTTGTCGTGCCGGCACTGGCGCAGGCCGAAGAGGTGCGGGTCGCGGTCGCCGCCAACTTCACCGACACAGCCAGACTGATCGCTGGCGCCTTTGAGAAGAAGACCGGCCACACCGTCACCCAAAGCTTCGGGGCTTCGGGTCAGTTTTACGCGCAAATAAAGAACGGCGCGCCCTTCGATGTCTTCCTCAGCGCCGATGCCGAACGCCCTGTGCGCCTTGAGGCCGAGGGCTTGACCGTCAAAGGCACCCGCTTTGTCTATGCCTATGGCAAGCTGGTCTTGTGGAGCGCCGATAAACGGGTGGACGCGAAGGGTGCGGTCCTCAGCAACGGCACGTTTGAAAAGCTGGCTATTGCCGATCCGGCCGCCGCACCCTACGGCGTGGCGGCGGTTGAGACCCTGACCCGGCTTGGCCTCTATGACCGTCTGAAAGCCAGGATCGTCAAGGGCGGCAATATTGCCCAGACCTATACTTTTGTCGCCACGGGGGCGGCGGAACTGGGCTTTGTCGCCCTGTCGCAGGTGCAGGGGAAGGGGGGATCGACGTGGCGGGTGCCGGCCAACCTCTATACCCCCATTGATCAGCAGGCCGTGCTGGTGGGCGTCGGCGCGAGCAACCCCGCCGCGAGAGCCTATATGGCCTTTCTGCGCTCGCCGGAGGCCGTGAAGATCATCCGTTCGCACGGCTACGAGGTCCGCTGA
- a CDS encoding SDR family NAD(P)-dependent oxidoreductase — protein MTMLNDLKGKSVLITGASSGIGAAVAMGFAECGAAVAIHYASNAEGAQAVADAITAAGGTAVIVQADLTDPKTAKGMVEDAAQKLGKLDILVNNAGSLCGRRPFMEIDDALYDTVMNLNVRAVINASQAAVPLIEQQGGGAIINVGSIAGNDGGGPGSGHYACAKAYVHNLTRHMARDLAKRGIRVNAIAPGVIGTPFHAATPAERMEAMKNATQLGRIGTPEDCVGTVLYLASDRLSGYVTGQIVHINGGQYMP, from the coding sequence ATGACCATGCTCAATGACCTCAAAGGCAAATCCGTACTCATCACCGGCGCATCGTCTGGCATAGGCGCTGCCGTCGCCATGGGCTTTGCCGAATGCGGCGCAGCGGTGGCCATCCATTACGCCTCGAATGCCGAAGGGGCGCAGGCCGTGGCCGACGCCATCACCGCGGCGGGCGGCACAGCGGTGATTGTGCAGGCCGATCTGACCGACCCGAAAACGGCCAAAGGTATGGTCGAAGATGCCGCGCAGAAACTGGGCAAGCTCGACATCCTCGTCAACAATGCCGGCAGCCTGTGCGGCCGCCGCCCGTTCATGGAAATCGACGACGCGCTCTATGACACGGTAATGAACCTCAATGTGCGCGCGGTAATCAATGCCTCTCAGGCCGCGGTGCCGCTGATCGAACAGCAGGGCGGCGGCGCTATTATCAATGTCGGCTCGATCGCCGGCAATGATGGCGGCGGGCCAGGGTCAGGCCACTATGCCTGCGCCAAGGCCTATGTGCACAATCTGACGCGGCACATGGCACGCGATCTCGCCAAACGCGGCATCCGCGTCAACGCGATCGCGCCCGGCGTTATCGGCACCCCCTTCCACGCGGCAACGCCGGCCGAGCGTATGGAGGCAATGAAGAACGCCACGCAATTGGGGCGCATCGGCACGCCGGAGGATTGTGTGGGGACGGTGCTCTATCTGGCCTCCGATCGCTTAAGCGGCTACGTCACCGGTCAGATCGTGCACATCAATGGCGGGCAGTATATGCCTTAG
- the aroA gene encoding 3-phosphoshikimate 1-carboxyvinyltransferase, with product MNIDAFPQLEIVPVTGPITGAVVVPGSKSLTNRAFLVAALAKGESTLSGVLTSDDTVHMATALKQMGVEIETLDATTVTLRSSGKLKAPAEPLFLGNAGTATRFLTAAVALADGAVVIDGDAHMRKRPIQPLVEALTRLGVKVSAPTGCPPVTVKARGGFSGDVVDIDAGLSSQYVSALLMLAACGETAVEVRLRGDHGIGGRGYIDLTLGVMQAFGAKVSQPSDGVWRVERTGYVAADYPIEPDASSCTYLWAAEVLTGGKIDFQMDTAALTQPDAKARDIIMSWPNMPAIIDGSQIQDAVPTLAVLAAFNQTPVRFVGIANLRVKECDRVSAVCDGLNALRAGLAHEEGDDLIVHADPALSGATTKAVIDTHNDHRIAMCFSLAGLMMSGVVIDNPKCVSKTFPTYWDVLESLGVGLKHP from the coding sequence ATGAATATCGACGCCTTCCCTCAGCTTGAAATCGTGCCGGTCACCGGGCCGATCACCGGCGCTGTGGTGGTGCCGGGGTCTAAATCCCTCACGAACCGCGCCTTTCTGGTGGCGGCGCTGGCCAAAGGGGAAAGCACGCTATCGGGGGTGCTGACCAGCGACGATACGGTGCATATGGCCACGGCGCTGAAACAGATGGGGGTAGAGATCGAAACCCTTGATGCCACAACCGTGACCTTGCGCTCTTCGGGCAAGCTGAAGGCCCCCGCCGAGCCGCTGTTTCTCGGCAATGCGGGCACGGCGACGCGCTTTCTGACGGCAGCGGTGGCGCTGGCCGACGGAGCTGTGGTGATCGACGGCGACGCACACATGCGCAAACGGCCTATCCAGCCGCTGGTTGAGGCCCTGACGCGGCTGGGGGTCAAGGTGTCGGCCCCAACCGGGTGCCCGCCGGTGACGGTAAAGGCGCGCGGTGGCTTTTCCGGAGACGTCGTAGACATCGACGCGGGTTTGTCGAGCCAGTACGTGTCGGCGCTTCTGATGTTGGCGGCCTGCGGCGAGACGGCGGTTGAAGTGAGGCTGCGTGGCGATCACGGCATCGGCGGGCGCGGCTATATCGATTTGACTCTGGGCGTTATGCAGGCCTTTGGCGCGAAGGTGTCGCAGCCGTCGGACGGCGTGTGGCGCGTGGAACGAACCGGCTATGTGGCGGCAGACTACCCCATCGAACCGGACGCCTCCTCCTGCACCTATCTGTGGGCAGCCGAGGTGCTAACGGGCGGTAAGATCGACTTTCAGATGGACACAGCGGCCCTGACCCAGCCCGACGCCAAGGCGCGTGACATCATCATGAGTTGGCCGAACATGCCGGCGATTATTGACGGCTCGCAGATACAGGACGCTGTGCCAACGCTGGCTGTGCTGGCGGCATTTAACCAGACGCCTGTGCGTTTTGTTGGTATCGCTAATCTGCGCGTTAAGGAATGCGACCGGGTGAGCGCTGTGTGCGACGGGCTGAACGCCTTACGCGCCGGTCTGGCTCACGAAGAGGGGGACGACCTGATCGTCCACGCCGATCCGGCGCTGAGCGGGGCGACGACGAAGGCCGTGATCGACACGCACAATGACCACCGCATCGCCATGTGCTTTTCGCTGGCCGGGCTGATGATGTCGGGCGTAGTAATCGACAATCCGAAATGCGTGTCTAAGACCTTCCCGACCTATTGGGATGTGTTGGAAAGCCTCGGTGTGGGGTTGAAGCACCCGTAG
- the feoB gene encoding ferrous iron transporter B — MSGLLIALVGNPNCGKTALFNQLTGARQKVANFAGVTVERKEGSFTAPSGRTIKVLDLPGAYSLDALGPDEIITRDVCMGKVAEVGAPDVIVCVVDATNLRLNLRFVLEIRKLGRPMVLALNMMDAAHKRGIQIDQNTLQALLGIPVIQTVAIAGGGAKHLIEHIDTQSIKPPKIATTERDVHLEVRDILNAAVTMPSFTAKIDDQLDGVLLNPVFGLPILALLMFVVFQAVFAWATPLMDGIEGLFGWAAEMVRAQMPEGLLQSFIADAMISGVGSVLVFLPQILILFFFILVLEESGYLPRAAFLLDTLMARAGLTGRAFIPLLSSFACAIPGVMATRSIHDIRDRLTTIMIAPLMTCSARLPVYTLLIAAFIPERQVWGVLSFQGLVLFGLYIAGILSALIVAWVMKLLRTDKSPAMLLMELPSYRLPNPRNLALGLWERAGIFMRRITGVIFAANTLLWVLATFPRAPANATQPAIDYSFAGMIGHAIEPIFRPIGFTWEICIALIPGMAAREVAVSALGTVYAISGSEDAVANQLQATVTAQWSLATGFSLLAWYIFAPQCLSTLAVIRRETNSWKFVGLTTGYLFALAYLASFLTYSVTRMVTG, encoded by the coding sequence ATGTCCGGACTGTTGATCGCGCTTGTTGGGAACCCCAATTGCGGCAAGACTGCCCTGTTCAACCAGCTCACCGGCGCGCGCCAGAAGGTCGCCAACTTCGCCGGTGTGACGGTCGAACGCAAGGAAGGCAGTTTCACCGCGCCCTCTGGCCGCACGATCAAGGTGCTGGACCTGCCCGGCGCCTACAGCCTCGATGCGCTGGGCCCTGACGAAATCATCACCCGCGACGTCTGTATGGGCAAGGTGGCCGAGGTCGGCGCGCCTGATGTGATCGTATGCGTGGTGGATGCTACCAATCTGCGCCTCAACCTGCGCTTTGTGCTGGAAATCCGCAAGCTGGGCCGCCCCATGGTGCTGGCGCTCAACATGATGGACGCGGCGCACAAACGCGGCATCCAAATTGATCAGAACACGCTTCAGGCCCTGCTGGGCATACCGGTCATCCAGACCGTGGCCATTGCCGGGGGCGGTGCCAAACACCTGATCGAACATATCGACACGCAGTCGATCAAACCTCCAAAGATCGCTACGACAGAGCGCGACGTGCACCTTGAGGTACGCGACATCCTCAACGCCGCCGTCACCATGCCGAGCTTTACGGCCAAGATCGACGACCAACTGGATGGCGTCCTGCTTAATCCGGTGTTTGGCCTGCCCATCCTTGCCCTTTTGATGTTCGTGGTGTTTCAGGCTGTGTTTGCCTGGGCAACGCCGCTGATGGACGGGATTGAGGGCCTGTTCGGCTGGGCCGCTGAAATGGTGCGCGCCCAAATGCCCGAAGGCCTGCTGCAGAGCTTCATCGCCGACGCCATGATCAGTGGGGTGGGCTCGGTGCTGGTCTTCCTGCCGCAGATCCTGATCCTGTTCTTCTTTATTCTGGTGCTCGAAGAGTCGGGCTACCTGCCGCGCGCCGCCTTCCTACTCGATACACTGATGGCACGGGCCGGCCTGACCGGGCGGGCCTTTATCCCGCTGCTGTCGTCGTTTGCCTGCGCCATTCCGGGCGTGATGGCCACGCGCTCGATCCACGATATCCGCGACCGCCTGACCACCATCATGATCGCGCCGCTGATGACCTGCTCGGCGCGACTGCCGGTCTACACTCTGTTGATCGCCGCCTTCATACCTGAGCGTCAGGTGTGGGGTGTCCTAAGCTTTCAGGGCCTTGTGTTGTTCGGGCTATATATCGCCGGTATCCTTTCGGCCCTGATCGTCGCCTGGGTGATGAAATTGCTGCGCACGGACAAGAGCCCCGCCATGCTGCTGATGGAACTCCCCTCCTATCGCCTGCCCAATCCGCGCAATCTGGCGCTGGGCCTGTGGGAGCGCGCCGGCATTTTCATGCGCCGGATCACCGGCGTCATTTTCGCTGCCAATACGCTGTTGTGGGTGCTGGCCACCTTCCCGCGCGCTCCCGCCAATGCCACGCAGCCGGCGATTGACTATTCCTTCGCTGGCATGATCGGCCACGCCATCGAGCCCATCTTCCGCCCCATCGGCTTTACGTGGGAAATCTGTATTGCCCTCATCCCCGGCATGGCCGCCCGCGAAGTGGCCGTTTCGGCGCTGGGGACGGTCTATGCCATTTCCGGCTCCGAAGACGCCGTGGCCAATCAGTTGCAGGCCACCGTCACGGCGCAATGGTCGCTGGCCACCGGCTTCTCGCTGCTG